The window TGCTAAGATTCTTCAGAGCACATTCTGATTGCTCGCTTCCTTTTTTATATAATAAAAGAAATGTTTTAGTGTCTTTTTTTAATAGAAGTTTTAGTTCTTCTAATGAATTTATATTATTAATATCCATTTATTCTGATAATTTATATGTGGTAATAAAATTATAAAAATCGTGCCATAGCCGTTTATTCTACTTTTTTTTAATTTTAGGTGACATGATGACATGGATTGAAGTTCAAAGTCTGTCTACCGGCATACAGTTTCGGTGAGTTAATGAGTCATTATATCATTGCATCATTAAATGATTGCTTAATATAAACATTCTGCTATTTTTGCATTTATTAGATACAAAATATTTTAAATGGCAGATATTACAGCTTGGATTAGTTCTTTTAGATTAAAGACACTTCCCTTATCTATTTCAGGTATTATTACAGGAACATTTATTGCTTTGAGCGAGGGCTTTTTTGATTGGAAGATATTTATTTTAGCTTTAATTACAACTCTCTTTCTGCAAATCTTATCTAACTTGGCCAATGACTATGGCGATGGTGTAAAAGGAACTGACGAAGGTAGGTTAGGATCGAAAAGAGCTGTGCAAAGTGGAGAAATTTCAGCTTCGAAAATGTTAAAGGCTGTTATTGTTTTAGCACTTTTGTCGTTTGTGGCGGGAACAGCTTTGCTATGGGTTTCTTTCGGAAAAGAATATATTGTTCAGTTATTAATATTTTTGTTTTTAGGCTTATCCGCTATTGCTGCGGCAATGAAGTATACTATTGGTAAAAATCCATATGGTTACGCAGGTTTTGGTGATTTATTTGTATTTATATTTTTTGGGATTGTTTCGGTTATGGGGACTTACTTTCTTTATTCAAAAAATATGAAATGGGATGTTTTACTG of the Bacteroidota bacterium genome contains:
- the menA gene encoding 1,4-dihydroxy-2-naphthoate octaprenyltransferase, which translates into the protein MADITAWISSFRLKTLPLSISGIITGTFIALSEGFFDWKIFILALITTLFLQILSNLANDYGDGVKGTDEGRLGSKRAVQSGEISASKMLKAVIVLALLSFVAGTALLWVSFGKEYIVQLLIFLFLGLSAIAAAMKYTIGKNPYGYAGFGDLFVFIFFGIVSVMGTYFLYSKNMKWDVLLPAVSIGLLSVGVLNLNNLRDYTTDLRSKKNTIVVKVGVGNAKLYHELLTMFAFVAAIIYSSLNYFGLVQAIFLFLIIPVIAHVRRVVNNNNPKDLEPELKKLALITLGFSVLFGLGLYLSTLEYFKFY